A single window of Halobacillus naozhouensis DNA harbors:
- a CDS encoding aspartate aminotransferase family protein, with the protein MKDLFELDKKHFIHPTSSIKQQQEQGAKSIMKEGDGIYLTDTEGKTYIDAMSSLWNVNIGHGRKELAEAAKQQMETLAFSSAFSTFSNEPAILLAEKIAELSPDGLNAVFFTSGGSESNDSAFKLIRHYWKIKGEPERNKIIALKKGYHGVATASTSATGIPQFWEMADLTVPGFVHAESPYERGTKPSIDSIREVIEREGREQIAAFIAEPIQGAGGVLVPPEDYFKEVRQLCDDYGILFVADEVITGFGRTGKMFGLEHSGVVPDMMTFAKGVTSGYIPLGGVVVSDAIHNVLKEKSSGTLFHGFTYSGHPTAAAVALKNIDIIEREGLVANSQAMGDELLKGFRQIKTELNIVGDVRMTGLLGAMELVEDPETNKRFSPELQVAPKVIEALHERGVVCRAVTYDSTDIICFAPPLIINKAQVHMIVAKLHDAVLSVQKQLGDRVSS; encoded by the coding sequence ATGAAAGATTTATTTGAGTTGGACAAAAAACATTTTATTCACCCGACCTCCTCTATTAAACAGCAGCAAGAACAAGGTGCCAAATCTATTATGAAAGAAGGAGACGGCATTTATTTAACAGATACAGAGGGAAAAACGTACATCGATGCGATGTCGTCGTTATGGAATGTCAATATTGGACATGGAAGAAAAGAGCTGGCTGAAGCGGCCAAGCAGCAAATGGAAACGTTAGCCTTCAGTTCGGCTTTTTCCACGTTCAGTAATGAACCTGCTATTTTGCTGGCGGAGAAGATTGCAGAACTCTCGCCAGATGGTTTAAACGCAGTGTTTTTTACATCTGGGGGTTCAGAGTCCAATGATTCGGCCTTCAAATTAATTCGCCACTACTGGAAGATAAAAGGTGAACCTGAGCGTAACAAAATTATTGCTCTTAAAAAGGGGTACCACGGTGTAGCTACTGCCTCTACTAGTGCGACTGGAATTCCACAGTTCTGGGAAATGGCTGATCTTACGGTTCCAGGTTTTGTCCATGCAGAATCACCATATGAACGAGGTACGAAGCCATCGATTGATTCGATTCGCGAAGTTATTGAACGAGAAGGCCGCGAACAGATTGCTGCATTTATAGCTGAACCGATACAGGGCGCTGGCGGTGTATTAGTTCCTCCTGAAGACTATTTCAAAGAGGTCCGTCAGCTATGTGATGATTATGGGATTTTGTTTGTGGCCGATGAGGTGATTACAGGATTTGGGCGGACCGGAAAGATGTTTGGACTGGAGCATTCTGGAGTCGTTCCTGACATGATGACGTTCGCTAAAGGAGTGACAAGCGGCTACATTCCACTCGGTGGTGTTGTAGTATCAGATGCGATTCATAACGTATTGAAGGAAAAATCTTCGGGTACGCTCTTCCATGGCTTTACGTACAGCGGCCATCCAACAGCTGCGGCGGTAGCCTTGAAGAATATCGACATCATTGAACGAGAGGGCCTTGTTGCCAACTCACAAGCGATGGGAGATGAATTATTAAAGGGGTTCAGGCAAATTAAGACCGAGTTAAACATCGTGGGTGATGTGCGTATGACCGGCTTACTTGGGGCGATGGAACTCGTGGAGGATCCTGAGACGAACAAACGCTTTTCGCCCGAGTTGCAAGTAGCACCGAAAGTGATTGAAGCACTGCATGAACGAGGGGTCGTCTGTCGGGCGGTTACTTACGACAGCACAGATATTATTTGCTTCGCGCCGCCATTAATCATTAATAAGGCGCAAGTTCACATGATCGTGGCAAAATTGCATGATGCGGTACTATCCGTACAGAAGCAGCTTGGTGATCGAGTGTCGTCATAA
- a CDS encoding APC family permease: MHDQKLVKVLGNKDVLALAFGAMIGWGWVVTAGLWITEAGSLGAILAFALGGILVTFVGLTYAELASALPLTGGEHVYSFKAMGRVASFVTTWSIILGYVSVVAFEAVALPTVFEYLIPGYSQGYLYTVSGWDVTATWAGVGIIGSVLITWINYRGIKLTTSITFILTLLIIIAGILLITGGTAAGNVQNMQPLFDKGTAGLLTVIIMTPFMFVGFDVIPQAAEEINLPRKKIGQLLIFSVLLAVAWYILIILGVSRIMPPSAIQESGLVTADAMAAAFGGSALMGNILVLGGIGGILTSWIGFYVGGSRAIYALAKAGMLPKSLGELHPTYNTPYKAILAIGVLSTIAPFFGRPALVWLVDAGGLGLVVAWLMVAISFIILRKKNPAMNRPFRLRGGTTIGWIAVLMSLGVCVLYMPGMPSALIWPYEWIIVLSWMVLGAILYNISIAKYGAGNSDTHMNEEIERVMNEADSSSDILSQVNEK; encoded by the coding sequence ATGCATGATCAAAAATTGGTAAAGGTGCTTGGGAATAAAGATGTTCTTGCTCTTGCTTTTGGTGCAATGATTGGATGGGGCTGGGTCGTCACTGCAGGTCTGTGGATTACCGAGGCAGGTTCGCTTGGAGCGATTCTTGCTTTCGCTTTAGGAGGTATCCTGGTTACGTTTGTTGGTTTGACGTACGCCGAACTGGCATCTGCTCTTCCTTTAACCGGGGGAGAGCATGTCTACAGTTTTAAAGCGATGGGCAGGGTGGCTTCGTTTGTGACAACGTGGTCGATAATCCTTGGTTACGTATCCGTAGTCGCTTTTGAGGCAGTGGCCCTGCCAACCGTCTTTGAGTATTTGATTCCAGGCTATAGCCAGGGGTACCTTTATACCGTTTCCGGATGGGACGTGACGGCAACGTGGGCGGGAGTAGGTATTATTGGATCGGTTTTAATTACATGGATTAATTATCGAGGCATTAAATTAACGACTTCGATTACGTTCATCTTAACACTGTTAATTATCATAGCAGGAATCTTATTAATCACAGGTGGAACAGCGGCAGGTAACGTACAAAATATGCAGCCGCTGTTTGATAAAGGGACTGCCGGTTTATTGACCGTTATTATTATGACGCCTTTTATGTTCGTAGGGTTCGATGTGATTCCACAGGCTGCCGAGGAAATCAACCTTCCACGAAAAAAAATTGGGCAGCTATTAATTTTCTCTGTCCTGCTTGCCGTAGCCTGGTATATTCTCATTATTTTAGGGGTGTCCCGTATCATGCCTCCGTCAGCCATTCAGGAATCAGGATTAGTGACGGCCGATGCGATGGCGGCAGCATTTGGAGGCAGCGCGCTCATGGGGAACATTCTTGTGCTTGGGGGAATTGGCGGAATCTTAACGAGCTGGATCGGTTTCTATGTTGGAGGCAGCCGCGCTATTTATGCGCTTGCGAAAGCTGGGATGCTGCCTAAATCACTTGGTGAACTTCATCCAACGTACAATACACCTTATAAAGCGATTCTGGCGATAGGCGTTCTATCCACGATCGCACCATTTTTCGGTCGGCCAGCTCTTGTATGGTTAGTCGATGCAGGCGGGTTAGGCCTGGTCGTGGCCTGGCTGATGGTAGCGATCTCCTTCATCATCCTTCGGAAAAAGAATCCTGCCATGAATCGTCCATTCCGTCTGCGGGGAGGAACGACGATTGGGTGGATAGCTGTGCTTATGTCGCTAGGCGTATGCGTTCTTTACATGCCAGGTATGCCTTCTGCCCTCATTTGGCCTTATGAATGGATTATCGTCCTATCCTGGATGGTGCTCGGAGCGATTCTCTATAACATTTCTATCGCGAAATATGGTGCAGGGAATTCAGACACTCATATGAATGAGGAGATAGAAAGAGTCATGAACGAAGCCGATTCATCATCTGACATTCTCTCACAAGTTAATGAAAAGTAG
- a CDS encoding CaiB/BaiF CoA transferase family protein produces the protein MKQPLEGIKVLDLSRVLAGPLGSMQLADLGAEVIRVEAPGGKDDIRHWWPFVEEESTYYLSANRNKKSMTINLKQEEGKALFKKMAAQADVVIENFKTGTLDRLGLGYDTLKQQKEDVILCSVTGYGQTGPYKHLPGYDPVIQAVGGLMDITGDPEAEATRVGTPVVDIMTSHYVAISVLAALRKRDLTGEGEHIDLSLLDIQVASLGNISSSYLLKGHVSKRMGNAHGNITPYETFHCADKPIMVAAGNDRMFYQLAEVMGHPEWKEDARFKTNANRIEHRQELREQLEKEFLKKGADEWEQQLSSRNIPCGPVNNVQQVFDHPQVKARDMVQVSDHPKVGKMRTVRNPIKFKHTNIEAKSHPPMLGEHTIDLLKEFGLSEEEVVELRNKGAI, from the coding sequence ATGAAGCAACCGTTGGAAGGAATCAAAGTTCTCGACCTGTCGCGTGTATTGGCCGGCCCGTTGGGATCCATGCAGCTAGCAGACCTCGGCGCCGAAGTGATCCGTGTCGAAGCCCCTGGCGGCAAGGATGACATTCGCCATTGGTGGCCATTCGTTGAAGAAGAAAGCACATACTATCTTTCAGCTAATCGCAATAAAAAGTCGATGACGATTAATCTTAAGCAGGAAGAAGGGAAAGCCCTTTTTAAAAAAATGGCGGCCCAGGCGGATGTTGTGATTGAAAATTTTAAAACAGGCACATTAGACCGGCTTGGATTAGGGTATGACACACTGAAGCAGCAGAAGGAAGATGTTATTCTCTGTTCGGTGACCGGTTATGGACAGACTGGTCCTTATAAACATCTTCCAGGATATGACCCTGTTATTCAGGCAGTGGGAGGGCTGATGGATATTACCGGAGACCCTGAGGCTGAAGCGACACGGGTAGGAACACCCGTCGTTGATATTATGACCTCTCATTATGTGGCTATTAGTGTCCTGGCCGCCCTGAGGAAACGTGATCTGACAGGGGAGGGAGAACATATTGATTTGTCGCTTCTTGATATTCAAGTCGCTTCCCTTGGTAACATTTCAAGCAGTTATTTATTAAAAGGGCATGTTTCCAAACGAATGGGCAATGCCCACGGCAACATCACACCATACGAGACATTTCACTGTGCTGATAAGCCGATTATGGTCGCAGCTGGAAATGACCGGATGTTTTATCAGCTGGCAGAGGTGATGGGCCATCCGGAATGGAAAGAGGACGCGCGGTTTAAAACGAATGCCAATCGGATTGAACATAGGCAGGAATTAAGAGAGCAGTTGGAGAAAGAGTTTTTGAAAAAAGGTGCCGATGAATGGGAACAGCAGTTATCTTCCCGTAATATCCCGTGTGGACCTGTGAACAATGTGCAGCAGGTTTTTGACCATCCGCAAGTTAAAGCACGAGATATGGTCCAGGTCAGCGACCATCCTAAGGTCGGAAAGATGCGGACCGTTCGAAACCCAATTAAATTTAAGCATACGAATATAGAAGCGAAATCCCATCCTCCGATGTTAGGAGAGCACACCATTGATTTACTGAAAGAATTTGGCTTATCGGAAGAGGAGGTTGTTGAACTTAGAAACAAAGGGGCTATATAA
- a CDS encoding sigma-54 interaction domain-containing protein: MEMANAKEMLQAILSTIDEGIHAVDASGVTIFYNHIASKLDGLERKEVLGKHLLSNFPSLSTETSTLMKVCQTGEPIFNQHQSYRNIRGVLVDTVNTSLPIKVNGKLVGAVEIAKDLTRIKQLSEKLIDLQARMDSTSGPEKSTNNRTGATFHMTDIITQDPDFLQLKSKAEKVAATTSPVLIYGETGTGKELLVQSIHNASPRHKQPFIAQNCAAIPSSLLESILFGTIKGSYTGATDRPGLFELADGGTLFLDELSSMPLDIQAKLLRVLQNGVIRRVGGTKERAMNLRIIAALNEPPEVCVREKRLRSDLYFRLNVVPLHIPKLKDRRCDIQLLVDHFVQKYNFQFGKLVTKVDERVKDMFHHYEWPGNVRELEHAIESAMNMVEGDRILTEHLPPHITESCAAMKRTSQTPLQPLRKVLLETEERLITQALEQTNGNIQQAANLLQIPRQTLQYKSNKLKLS, translated from the coding sequence ATGGAGATGGCAAATGCGAAAGAAATGCTCCAGGCGATTTTAAGTACCATTGATGAAGGGATTCATGCAGTGGACGCAAGTGGAGTAACGATTTTCTATAACCATATCGCATCAAAGCTCGATGGCCTAGAAAGAAAAGAAGTGTTAGGAAAGCACTTATTAAGTAATTTTCCTTCCTTGTCTACCGAGACAAGTACATTAATGAAGGTCTGCCAGACAGGGGAACCGATTTTTAATCAACATCAATCGTACCGTAACATTCGCGGCGTGCTCGTGGATACCGTCAACACGTCCCTGCCTATTAAGGTGAATGGCAAGCTGGTCGGAGCGGTCGAAATCGCCAAAGACTTAACAAGAATTAAGCAATTATCGGAAAAGCTGATCGATTTACAGGCGAGAATGGATTCAACAAGTGGTCCGGAGAAATCAACGAACAACAGAACGGGGGCCACTTTTCACATGACCGATATTATTACACAGGACCCCGACTTTCTTCAACTGAAATCCAAAGCAGAAAAGGTTGCTGCCACGACATCCCCAGTTTTAATTTATGGTGAAACAGGGACAGGGAAAGAACTGCTCGTGCAATCGATTCATAATGCTTCACCGCGTCACAAGCAGCCATTCATTGCGCAAAACTGTGCTGCCATCCCGTCTTCCCTGCTGGAAAGTATTTTATTTGGAACCATTAAAGGCAGCTACACTGGGGCAACGGATCGTCCAGGATTATTTGAACTAGCAGACGGAGGCACATTGTTCCTGGATGAACTGAGCAGCATGCCGCTCGATATTCAAGCCAAGCTGCTCAGGGTGCTGCAGAACGGCGTGATACGAAGGGTCGGGGGGACGAAGGAAAGGGCTATGAACCTCCGGATTATTGCTGCTCTGAATGAACCGCCTGAAGTTTGTGTCCGTGAAAAGAGACTGCGATCTGATCTATATTTTCGTCTTAACGTTGTGCCGCTCCACATTCCGAAGCTAAAAGACAGACGTTGTGATATTCAGCTGTTAGTGGATCACTTTGTGCAAAAATACAATTTTCAATTTGGCAAGCTGGTGACAAAGGTAGATGAAAGGGTAAAGGACATGTTTCATCACTATGAATGGCCGGGCAATGTTCGTGAATTAGAACACGCGATTGAATCAGCTATGAATATGGTGGAGGGGGATCGGATCTTAACAGAACACTTGCCGCCACATATTACCGAAAGCTGTGCTGCGATGAAACGGACGTCCCAAACACCCCTGCAGCCTCTTAGAAAAGTATTATTGGAAACGGAAGAACGATTGATCACACAGGCGTTGGAGCAAACGAACGGCAACATTCAACAAGCCGCTAATTTGCTGCAGATCCCTCGCCAAACCTTACAATATAAATCCAATAAATTGAAGCTGTCGTAA
- a CDS encoding aminotransferase class I/II-fold pyridoxal phosphate-dependent enzyme, with protein MVFKATTHHEEPHSIMDHTAAPLYEALCSYGRSQRTSLHVPGHKDGRVFDEEALGRFSSILKIDTTESVGIDGLHHPTNFIAEAQALAADAFGADHTFFLVGGSTAGNIGAALTLCSPGDKIIVQRNMHKSVFHGLMVAGAQPIFIAPSIEPTTKVAKVSDLSFIEKALKDNPDVKGVWITNPNYYGMSQDITSLAKACHQAGVPLVVDEAHGPHFGQAAEVPPSALSQGADIVVQSTHKMLTAMTMASMLHVKGNLVSRERLGQVLGMIQSTSPSYPLLASLDLARRYLVTKGRTQIKETVKRLEDRRIALDSELQTLSIWGGSQEVDNRDPLKWIISGKTGVVSGFQLLDMFYELGCTAEICDPRNVGFLFSLDEREEDIEKVVRKIKEMDEKLQTMSAAEQSPPSDMVLFEKEGTLYKPALSLHEAFHKPRKRATLQEAIGAICGEMVLPYPPGIPLLTPGEQITTDHVKTIRRLKEMGAYFQSPSDDTMKSLYILC; from the coding sequence ATGGTTTTTAAAGCGACAACACATCACGAGGAACCACACTCAATTATGGACCATACAGCAGCCCCGCTTTATGAAGCGCTTTGCTCGTATGGAAGAAGTCAACGTACCTCTTTACACGTTCCAGGACATAAAGATGGACGTGTATTTGATGAAGAAGCACTAGGACGTTTTTCAAGCATATTAAAGATTGATACTACAGAATCAGTAGGGATTGATGGTTTACATCACCCAACTAATTTCATCGCCGAAGCACAAGCGTTAGCTGCTGATGCCTTTGGAGCAGATCATACATTTTTTCTTGTTGGAGGAAGTACGGCCGGAAATATCGGGGCTGCTCTAACTCTATGCAGTCCTGGTGATAAAATCATTGTTCAGCGCAATATGCATAAATCCGTTTTCCATGGGCTGATGGTAGCCGGTGCTCAACCTATTTTTATTGCCCCATCCATTGAACCAACAACTAAGGTTGCTAAGGTTTCCGATCTGTCATTTATTGAAAAAGCATTGAAGGATAACCCCGATGTGAAGGGAGTATGGATTACCAATCCAAATTATTATGGAATGAGTCAGGATATCACTTCTTTAGCAAAAGCCTGTCACCAGGCAGGAGTGCCTCTCGTAGTAGATGAAGCTCATGGCCCTCACTTTGGGCAAGCAGCAGAGGTGCCGCCTTCAGCCCTTTCGCAGGGAGCAGATATTGTTGTCCAATCTACACATAAAATGTTAACAGCGATGACGATGGCATCTATGCTTCATGTGAAAGGAAACCTGGTGTCTCGTGAACGGCTGGGGCAAGTGCTCGGAATGATTCAGTCGACGAGCCCTTCCTACCCGCTGTTAGCCTCTCTGGATTTGGCAAGGCGTTATTTAGTCACGAAAGGTCGCACTCAAATCAAAGAGACAGTGAAACGACTAGAAGATCGAAGGATCGCTCTTGACTCTGAATTGCAAACGCTTTCTATTTGGGGTGGAAGTCAAGAGGTTGATAATAGAGATCCATTGAAGTGGATTATTTCAGGTAAGACTGGTGTCGTTTCAGGATTTCAATTGCTAGATATGTTTTATGAATTAGGCTGTACTGCGGAAATCTGTGATCCTCGTAACGTTGGCTTCTTATTTTCACTAGATGAAAGGGAGGAAGACATCGAGAAAGTTGTTAGGAAGATCAAGGAAATGGATGAAAAGCTGCAAACCATGTCTGCAGCTGAGCAGTCACCCCCTTCTGATATGGTTCTTTTTGAAAAGGAAGGAACCCTTTACAAACCAGCCTTATCGTTACATGAGGCTTTTCATAAGCCACGCAAACGTGCAACTTTGCAAGAAGCAATTGGAGCTATTTGCGGCGAAATGGTGCTGCCTTATCCCCCAGGCATTCCTTTGTTGACGCCTGGTGAACAAATTACAACTGATCATGTAAAAACGATCCGTCGGCTTAAAGAGATGGGCGCTTATTTCCAAAGCCCTTCTGATGATACGATGAAATCCTTATATATACTCTGCTAG
- a CDS encoding Na+/H+ antiporter NhaC family protein, whose protein sequence is MEFVNSVFSLIPPLLAIIMVIVTRRVLLSLGIGIFLGALMLQQFDFAGAVAKIFNTVRDIFVAMNESAWEFNTWNLFILLFLLILGIMTAFISMAGGTRAFGNWAIHRVKSRKGAKLLTVFLGLIVFIDDYFNSLAVGQVSRPLTDRHRISRAKLAYFLDSTAAPVCVISPISSWGAYIIGLIGTVLATHQVAEYSAFTGFLYMIPMNLYAVVAILLVIATAWFNINFGLMRSHEDRAVGMDEGLGNEENQDVLTNLPESHQGKVGDLIWPIIALLVGTVGAMVYTGYQAVAATGINVTILAIFENTAVAKSLVYGGLAGLIVTLLVFLPKGFSFKDWMLGFKSGIQSMLPAIYILITAWTITTIISQLETGAYLAGLVQEWNIPLGLLPALVFILAAFMAFSTGTSWGTFGLMLPIAGQIAANTDVSYMLPMLAAVLAGSVLGDHCSPISDTTILSSTGAGCDHMDHVNTQLPYAIIAGAIATIGYLVLGFTGSIILGCAASILLLVVFVWYMKKSVKPIVEGKLAKNG, encoded by the coding sequence ATGGAATTTGTCAATTCAGTATTTTCATTAATCCCGCCACTATTAGCCATAATCATGGTCATTGTTACACGGAGAGTGCTTTTATCACTTGGGATAGGTATATTTTTAGGTGCCCTCATGCTTCAACAATTCGATTTTGCGGGGGCCGTTGCTAAGATATTCAATACGGTCCGTGATATTTTTGTGGCCATGAATGAATCTGCTTGGGAGTTTAACACATGGAACCTTTTCATCCTGTTATTCTTATTGATTCTTGGGATAATGACAGCTTTCATTTCCATGGCTGGTGGAACACGCGCTTTTGGTAACTGGGCGATCCATCGAGTAAAGTCTCGTAAAGGAGCTAAGTTATTAACTGTTTTTCTCGGCCTTATTGTATTTATTGATGATTATTTTAACTCTTTAGCTGTCGGACAAGTTAGCCGGCCTCTAACGGATCGTCACCGCATTTCTAGAGCGAAACTTGCTTATTTTCTAGACTCGACGGCAGCTCCAGTTTGTGTCATTTCTCCGATATCCAGTTGGGGAGCTTATATTATCGGGTTAATTGGAACCGTGCTTGCCACGCATCAAGTGGCAGAGTACAGTGCATTTACCGGGTTTCTCTATATGATTCCGATGAACTTGTACGCGGTTGTTGCCATTTTACTCGTCATTGCGACAGCCTGGTTTAACATTAACTTCGGTTTAATGAGAAGCCATGAGGATAGAGCCGTAGGCATGGATGAGGGATTAGGTAATGAAGAAAACCAGGACGTATTAACAAATCTCCCCGAAAGCCATCAAGGCAAGGTTGGTGACCTGATTTGGCCGATCATCGCTCTTTTGGTTGGAACCGTTGGCGCGATGGTCTACACGGGATACCAGGCAGTAGCTGCGACAGGCATCAATGTGACAATCTTAGCTATTTTTGAAAATACAGCTGTTGCCAAATCACTCGTCTACGGAGGTTTAGCTGGCTTAATCGTCACGTTGCTTGTTTTTTTACCAAAAGGATTTTCGTTCAAGGATTGGATGCTCGGATTCAAAAGTGGGATCCAGTCTATGCTCCCGGCCATTTATATCTTAATTACCGCTTGGACGATTACCACGATAATCAGCCAATTGGAGACAGGAGCGTATCTGGCAGGATTGGTTCAAGAATGGAATATTCCGCTTGGATTATTACCAGCGCTGGTCTTTATCCTTGCAGCATTTATGGCCTTTTCAACGGGAACTTCATGGGGAACGTTTGGCTTGATGCTCCCGATTGCCGGGCAGATTGCGGCGAATACGGATGTTTCTTACATGCTGCCTATGCTCGCAGCAGTTCTTGCAGGCTCAGTGTTAGGTGATCATTGTTCACCTATTTCCGATACGACGATTTTATCATCTACTGGAGCAGGGTGTGATCATATGGACCACGTCAATACACAATTGCCTTATGCGATTATTGCCGGAGCTATCGCTACAATTGGTTACCTCGTGCTTGGCTTTACAGGCAGCATTATCCTCGGTTGTGCAGCATCCATCCTTTTGTTAGTTGTATTTGTCTGGTATATGAAGAAATCAGTAAAACCTATCGTCGAAGGAAAACTTGCCAAAAATGGGTGA
- the nhaC gene encoding Na+/H+ antiporter NhaC: protein MSVQGNKVKKAVKRPSFKVAMIPIVFMIMALYVGIARFGLDPHVPLLLSGVVAAIVALWLGYSWEDIESSFLDTIRLSLQAIVILLIIGAIIGSWIAAGIVPTMIYYGLGLLSPGYFLVSACAISCVVALASGNAWTAAGTIGIAIMGIGQGLGVDLAMVAGAVISGVYFGDKVSPLSETTNMAPGITGAELFEHIKHMMFTTIPALLIALVIYTILGLQFSETQSSIAEVQTLQKQLSDIFVISPWLLLAPAAVILMMIFKMPAIPGLTIGSLIGVAFAIGFQGMGTGDAFSVMYYGFSKEVGIEVVGNLLNNGGMESMMYTVALILIAMSFGGILEKAGILEAIVVALLSFAKRTGSLIMATVGTCISANVIACDQYLSIILPGRMYSKAYKDRNLHPKNLSRTLEDAGTMTSPLVPWNTCGAFMFATLGVSAFSYAPYAFLNLISPIVAVIYGYANFKIEYLSDEDEQSQESAFATDREATEEAK, encoded by the coding sequence ATGAGTGTGCAAGGAAATAAAGTGAAGAAAGCGGTTAAAAGACCATCCTTTAAAGTGGCCATGATCCCAATTGTATTTATGATTATGGCGCTGTATGTAGGCATTGCAAGGTTTGGGCTGGATCCTCATGTACCATTACTGTTAAGCGGGGTTGTTGCTGCAATTGTCGCTCTGTGGCTTGGTTATTCATGGGAAGACATTGAGAGTAGTTTTCTAGATACGATTAGATTATCTTTACAAGCGATCGTCATTTTATTGATTATCGGCGCGATCATAGGCTCCTGGATAGCTGCCGGGATCGTTCCGACGATGATTTATTATGGCTTGGGCTTATTGTCACCAGGATATTTCCTAGTATCAGCATGTGCGATTTCTTGTGTCGTAGCTTTAGCCTCAGGAAACGCCTGGACGGCTGCTGGAACCATTGGAATCGCTATTATGGGGATTGGTCAGGGTCTTGGAGTCGATTTGGCTATGGTAGCAGGCGCCGTCATATCAGGTGTGTACTTTGGGGATAAAGTATCGCCTTTATCGGAAACAACCAATATGGCACCAGGGATCACAGGGGCAGAGTTGTTTGAGCATATCAAGCACATGATGTTTACAACGATCCCTGCGCTATTGATTGCTCTGGTGATCTACACGATTCTAGGATTGCAATTTTCAGAAACTCAATCAAGTATCGCTGAGGTACAGACCCTTCAAAAGCAGTTGAGTGACATCTTTGTTATTTCTCCGTGGCTGCTGCTCGCGCCTGCAGCCGTTATCCTCATGATGATATTTAAAATGCCGGCTATTCCAGGGCTTACTATTGGATCTCTTATCGGGGTTGCCTTTGCTATCGGTTTTCAAGGGATGGGCACAGGCGATGCATTCAGTGTAATGTATTATGGTTTCTCAAAAGAAGTCGGTATTGAAGTAGTGGGTAATCTTTTGAATAATGGCGGGATGGAAAGCATGATGTACACCGTCGCCTTAATCCTTATTGCCATGTCATTTGGGGGGATTTTAGAGAAAGCAGGAATTTTAGAAGCAATTGTCGTGGCATTATTATCCTTTGCCAAAAGAACAGGAAGCTTAATTATGGCTACGGTTGGGACATGCATTTCAGCAAATGTGATTGCCTGTGATCAGTATCTCTCGATTATTCTTCCTGGACGGATGTACTCGAAAGCCTACAAAGATCGGAACCTTCATCCTAAAAACTTATCAAGAACACTTGAAGATGCTGGAACGATGACATCTCCGCTGGTACCGTGGAACACATGTGGGGCGTTTATGTTTGCGACATTAGGGGTTTCCGCATTCAGTTATGCTCCTTATGCTTTTTTAAACCTGATCAGTCCGATCGTTGCCGTTATTTACGGATATGCTAATTTTAAAATAGAATACTTGTCTGATGAAGACGAGCAATCTCAAGAATCAGCGTTTGCTACCGATCGTGAAGCAACGGAGGAAGCTAAGTGA